Within Nocardia terpenica, the genomic segment GGTTCGTCGCTCGACGCTGGAATCCCCACAGACCGACGGCGCCGCAGAGCGCGAGCCACAGCGCGATCATGAGCACGCAGATCCAGCTCGCGATGTGTGGCACGCCGGGCACCAGGGCCGCCCGCATGGTCTCGCTCACGTAGGTCAGCGGATTGAGCGTGGTGAGCCACTGGAACCACGGGATGTGTTCCAGTGACGGCCACGGGTATTGGCTGCACCCGGTGAACAGCACCGGGGTGATGATCACCGCGAAGACGACGTTGATCTGATTCGGCGGAACGAGAGTTCCGAGCACCATGCCCAGCGAGGCGCCGACCAGGCTGCCGAGCAGCAAGGTCACCACCAGCAGCGGGAGTCCTTGGGCGCGAAGCGGTATCGAGCCCAGCATGAGCAGGCCGATCGGAAATACCAGAATGCCCGTCAGCACGCCGCGCAGCGCTCCGAACAGAATCTTCTCCGTCGCGACCAGCGCGAGTGGAATCGGTGCCAGCAGCCGGTCCTCGATCTCCTTGGCCACCGCGAAGTCGATCGCCAGCGGCATTCCGGTGCCCTGCAGGCTCGTCAGCATCGCCGACATGGCGATGGTTCCGGGAAACAGCAGATCGGAGTAGTGGGCGTCGGCGAATCCGAGTGTCGTGATCACATGCCCGAAGACGAACAGCAGGAACAACGGCTGCAGCGCCACCTGCGCCAGGAAACCCGGCAGGTCCCGGCCGGTCACGTAGATGTCGCGCAGCAGGATGGCGAGAAAGGACCGGTGATAGGGAAAGGCGGTCTGCGCGCCGATCTCCCCGGTGACCGCGGTGCTCAACGAAGTGCCCTCCCCGTGTAATGAATGAAAACGTCTTCCAGAGTGGGTGTTCCGGTGTGTGCCTCGGTCGGCACGCTCTCGGTCAGATTGCCCGGCGAGTCGAGCGCGAGCAGTCGGCCGTGGTCCATGATTCCCACCCGATCGGACAGCGTCGCGGCCTCGGTCATGTCGTGCGTGGTCAGCACGACGGTGACGCCGCCGTCCTTCAGCTCTCGGATGCGCTCCCAGAGGAACAGCCGCGCGGCCGGGTCCAGGCCGGTGCTGGGCTCGTCGAGGAACAGGACCGTGGGGGAATGCATCATCGCCCGCGCGATCATCACGCGCTGGGCCTGCCCGCCGGACAGTCGATGCGGTCGTTCGTCGGCACGGTCGGCCAGGCCGAATTGTTCGAGCAGGCGGGCGCTTCGGGCGTCGCGCACGTCCGTGGGCACGCCGTGGTAGCGGGCGTGGAACAGCAGGTTCTGCCGGATCGACAGGGCCATATCGAGATTGCTGCGCTGCGGAACCACCGCGAGGTGGCGGCGCGCCAGGGCCGGGTGTCGCGCGACATCCACACCGGCCACCCGCGCGGTGCCCGAGGAGGGGCGTATGCGGGTGGTCAGTACGCCGACGGTACTGGTTTTTCCGGCGCCGTTGGGGCCGAGCAGGCCGAATATCTCGCCCGCGTCGACGGAGAAATCCAATCGGTCGATCGCGGCGGTCGCGCTCTTCGGGTACTTCTTGACCAGATCTTTCACCACCACGGTACGGGTCGACAGGTCTGGTCTACCGTTCGCAGTCGTCTCGAGCATGAAGGTCCGCTTCCGTCGGCCGTTTCAGGCGGTGCGCGAATGAATTTCGTGTCGAAGTACCCGCTGATGCGCCCGGCGCAATTCCGGGCCGGGATCCACCCCGAACTCTCGCTGTAGTTGAACGCGCAGGCCGTGAAAGACGCGCAGCGCGCCGACCTGGTTTCCGCTGCTGGCCAGCGCGATCATCAAGCGGGCGCAGATTCCCTCGTGCAGTGGTTCGATGTGGACGGCTCGTTCGAGTGTCGGTAGCACCTCGGCGTCTCGCTCGAGGGCGTTGGCCGCCTGCGCCAGGCGAATTGCCGCCATCACGTATTCGTGCCGTAGCGCGACCGTCGCCGACATCGACGGACTGTCGAGCCGGACGTCGGTCAGAATATCTCCCCGCCACAGATCGACGGCCTCGCGCAGCGTGGCGAAGGCGATATCCGGATTCTCCTCGTCCCTGCGGGCGTCCGTGCTCTTCAGCAGTTCCCGAAATCGCAGCAGATCGAGTTGATCGGTATCCGCGTTCAGCATGTATCCCTGCGCGGTGGACACGATGACTTCTCCACTCCCGCGGGGCCGGGGTCGTTGCTCCAGCTTGAGGCGCAGGCGGGCGATATAGGTATGCACCAGATTCTGGACCGATGTGGGCGCGTGGTCGGCCCAGAGACTGTCGATTATCTCGGTCCGAGTGACCGGCTGATTGGGGTGCAACGCCAGCACGCCCAGCAGGGAGCGCTGTTTGGCGGGGCCGAGATCCACCAGCTTCGTGCCGCGGTATGCCAATAACGGTCCGAGGACGAAGAACCTGACTTTTTGGTCACCGGTATTCTGCGAGACACTTTCGTTCATCGCGGCTCTTTCGTGTGGTGAAGTTGCTTCGCTGTTATTCACCGCATTCGCCGATTCCGCGATCGTCTCATCTTCCGAGAGGCGCGGAAACGGTTCAGAAATTCGTCGTCACTGTAGCGATCGTTGAAATCTTCTGAATAAAAGTAACTGTAGCAAAGACCGGCTGGTGTGGTCAAAGGAATTGCTGCATGGTCTTTGTTTGCCGATGCTTAACCCCGCCGCATACGCCGACGGGCTTGCTGCCGATATCTCGTTTGCACCTAGTTTGCGTGATGCGAGTCACATTGCGAGGCGCCGCGTAGAAACTTGCTGTCAAGTTCGAAATGCCCATAGTTTTATGGGCATTTTCAATTGCGGCGTTCGTTCGGCGGGTTGTGCCGCTCGCCGCGACCGAGGCGTAGGACACCTCGAGTCCGGCGGCGTCCGCCGTGTGGATGCCGTCCGTGCCGCCCCCGTGATACAAACAGCGTGAAATGAGCGTGTTCGGCCGTGGTGTGCGGTTGCGGACACAGATCGTGTTGCTGCAGGTCGTGCTGGTGGCGCTGACGCTGGGTA encodes:
- a CDS encoding ABC transporter permease — encoded protein: MSTAVTGEIGAQTAFPYHRSFLAILLRDIYVTGRDLPGFLAQVALQPLFLLFVFGHVITTLGFADAHYSDLLFPGTIAMSAMLTSLQGTGMPLAIDFAVAKEIEDRLLAPIPLALVATEKILFGALRGVLTGILVFPIGLLMLGSIPLRAQGLPLLVVTLLLGSLVGASLGMVLGTLVPPNQINVVFAVIITPVLFTGCSQYPWPSLEHIPWFQWLTTLNPLTYVSETMRAALVPGVPHIASWICVLMIALWLALCGAVGLWGFQRRATNPA
- a CDS encoding ABC transporter ATP-binding protein; translated protein: MLETTANGRPDLSTRTVVVKDLVKKYPKSATAAIDRLDFSVDAGEIFGLLGPNGAGKTSTVGVLTTRIRPSSGTARVAGVDVARHPALARRHLAVVPQRSNLDMALSIRQNLLFHARYHGVPTDVRDARSARLLEQFGLADRADERPHRLSGGQAQRVMIARAMMHSPTVLFLDEPSTGLDPAARLFLWERIRELKDGGVTVVLTTHDMTEAATLSDRVGIMDHGRLLALDSPGNLTESVPTEAHTGTPTLEDVFIHYTGRALR
- a CDS encoding AfsR/SARP family transcriptional regulator, whose product is MNESVSQNTGDQKVRFFVLGPLLAYRGTKLVDLGPAKQRSLLGVLALHPNQPVTRTEIIDSLWADHAPTSVQNLVHTYIARLRLKLEQRPRPRGSGEVIVSTAQGYMLNADTDQLDLLRFRELLKSTDARRDEENPDIAFATLREAVDLWRGDILTDVRLDSPSMSATVALRHEYVMAAIRLAQAANALERDAEVLPTLERAVHIEPLHEGICARLMIALASSGNQVGALRVFHGLRVQLQREFGVDPGPELRRAHQRVLRHEIHSRTA